NNNNNNNNNNNNNNNNNNNNNNNNNNNNNNNNNNNNNNNNNNNNNNNNNNNNNNNNNNNNNNNNNNNNNNNNNNNNNNNNNNNNNNNNNNNNNNGCGGGCTCCGGCGGTGGGGGTGGGAGTGGCGGCGCAGGGAGTGGAGGAGGAGTGGTGGTGGTGGGAGTGGCGAGGGGAGGAAGGGTGGTGGATCTTGATGTTGGGGAGGTGAGGGTAATCGGAATCTGGATTCATTGATTCTTCTCCTTTCTTCTTGCAACAAATTATAGAAAGTTTTGATATTTTCAATCGAAGAAGAAGAGAAGAGAACCGTGTATATTAGTACCGTTTTAAGTTTTAATTTAATTTAATTTTAGATTTAATGTTGTTTAATGCTAATTGTTGGATAATGGATAATATACTGAATTTTCAAAGAAGTTGATGAATACGAGGGAACGTGCCGAGCAGCTGCTGAGTTAGGAGGAAGTTTAGGGGATCAGTTTCTGTTTTGATGGGCCGTGAGGCCCAATATGTCGTGTTTTGGTGAAAAAGGTTTTACATTTGCGTCCAAGACATGCAATATGAAACAACCATAGATTGCTGCTGTTCCATGAATTTAACTATTTCTAATCCATGGATCTTTACGAATAACTGTATTTCTCAACACACACACAAATCATAAACAACGTTGATTACTTGTTTATATGTATATAACATTCAAGACGAACAAATTTACATGTAGTACATAACTATTTTACTCAAATACACTGCAATTTTCCATAGGTTTTGCATATAACCTGCGATAGTTACAGTGCGCGGATCCAGGAGAAAGGGGTGTCAAGGGGAGGGCAGCGTAACCATTTAACCTGTTTCTCATTACAAAATCTACCTTACAAGTTTATATTTTTATAGTTAAGGGGTGTCCCTTTCCCCTACATAGATCCGCCTCTGGATAGTTATTAGTTTAACATATTATGAAAATCAAACCTTATCTAAAGTATAACAACGTTTAAATCACTGATTAAAACCATCGAACCAAGGGCTTAAACTAGTTGTACTTTTCTATAGATGAACAAAAATAAACGTATAGAGAAAGCAGAAAAAAACCGAATTAAATTTGGAGCTTTTTAAAATTTATACTACTATATTTGTTTGAATAACAAACACTTTTACATTTTCTTAACCGGAAACAAAGCTGTACAACCTATATTTTATGCAAATATCATAGTGAAAAACTATAAAGAAGAGCAATTTGTTAAGTTTATCCCATCAAATTAACAAGAATCAGATAATATAAGTACTTAAACCGAGTAGGTGATATAAATGAATCATGACATCATCATTGCCTAACTAAAGAAACACAAAATGGATCCAAGCCCCAAGAGATATGACACAGCTTAAGAGAGAGAGAGAGAAGTTTCATGACACAACTAAGGAAGAGATCACAGAACAAATGTCTGAGTGTTTAGGTTAGAAACTCATAATAAACAACCGAAAGGGTAATCAAAAAGCTGAATCATACTTTGATTCACACTTCAGATGCATACACCAAAAAAGGTTTGTTTTTTTCCTTCTGTTTCATAATTTCTTCTACTTCATTATAACAAAAAGAAAGAAAAAAAAGAGACGATTTGTTTAACATTTATAGAAAGAGAAAGAGCAAAAATTTAAGAACATTTAAAGCTTCAAGGACAGATCGATAGTATTAGGACTGCAATCACCTACTGATGTTGCCACTGGAAAGGATTTTCCTTGGAAATCATCGTATTTCCCCGGGAAAAACTCGTACTCCTTCACACCTCTTGTTCCATTCCTAGGGTTTAAGCAACCAAACTCCTCCGTTGATCCCTAAACCGACCATTAATAATAATAATACACCAAATAAGATCAACAATCATATGTAACATACATATATATATATATATAAATAATATGTACAAAATGGACTTATTACCGTAAGATTTGTCGCCTCGTTGAAGTACGGATTCATGGAAGCGGAAACTGGAGCTGATCTGGCGATTCGTTGATCATAAAAGAAGCCTTGGCTCCTCTGATCATCGTAGCCGTTCATTGGAGGAGGAGGATGAGGAATCATCATTGTGTATTTCGAAAACCCACCACCGTTGGATCTCACCACATTTTGATCTCCGTCCAAACGTTTCTTCTACAAATAACAAATCAAAACCATTGAAAATGTCAAAACCAGTTTATTAACCAAACATATTATCTTAGATGAAAAAGAATGATTAAAAATTAAACCTTGAAGCAAGTGTCACAGTGATTATTGGAGGCGTTATACATTTGAGGATTTGGGATTGAAGAGAGCTCATGAGTGGATGTCTCATCAAAACCCCAAGGAGAACAAACCGGGTCTATCATGATCTGACCCGACCCGGCTCCTCCCCCGCAAAGGAACCTGCTTCGAGTATACCCTCCGAGAGACGTGTTGTGTGGTCCACCACCGTAGCTTGGAAAGCCTTGCAGCACAACACCCCGGTCGGGTAACACGGGTAAACGGTTGACGTTAGGGCTCGCAGCTGACGTGTCTCCTTCTCCTCCGACGACGACCGTTTTCTTCTTCTCTTCCTCAGCTATGACTCGCTCGAGCTTAGCCACACCCATTCCTCTCAGCGTCGGTTTCTTCTGGTTTTGCTGACCTGTCTTCGATCCAGGTTTCCGACCACGGCTCTTCTTCGGTGGCTCTGTCCGGATCTCGCCGTTGACAAGCTGGTAAGTGTTTCTGAGAAGCTCGTTTGGGTTTCTGACGGAGTTTTGGTCTGTTGACATGAAGGAGAGAGAAGAGTTTTGGTCTGTTGACATGAAGGAGAGAGAAGTTGCCATTGATGATGATCACTGAGAGAGCTTTCTTGTTAGAGAGAGAAGTGAAGAGAGAAAAGGCAAATAGGTTTAAGTGTGTGTATCTTGTTTCTGCTCTCTCTTTTAATGTGTCTTGTGTATATATCTTTTTTTGGGTTCATAATATACTTAAAGCAAGCAAAGTACTTACCTTTGTTTTTTGTTTTTCTGTTATTTCCAGGTACTATATTAAAACGTATCTTTTTTTTACCTTTTAACTTCTTATTCTTACTCCCTATACTAGATTAAAGCCCTTTTAAATTCAAAAAAGATAAGTAGAAGCTTTTCTTTAGTTACCTTCTTACTTTTATAGTTTTTTTTTTTTTTTTGTAAACTTCTTACTTTTATAGTTAACCAGATATAATTATTCCTTTTGCCCTTGCATACATTTCTAACTTACGTGTTATGTAATTATGTTCGTATTTAATTTTAATCATGGAATTGAATAAGTGATTAAATATGAAAGAATTCGTAACTGAAACTTACCGTATCTTATAGCATGAATGCATGATTGATTGATGCTGTGCATGCATTGGACTAAGAAGGAAAAATTCAACAAAATTGTATGGTAATTACTACCAATCTTGACTTTGTTTTGCTTCTACCCCATTAAACGGTGCATCCCTCTTTCGATAATCCTCATTCCTCATTCCTCATTCCTCATTCCTCATTCCTCATTGCTTTACTTATTAACCTACCTTTTTTAGAATTGTAATACACTAACTACGTTCAGAGTTTATATACACTAATATAGTGTGCAAATGATAGCAATTTTTCCGCTGGATCCTAATTCTTGTATCCACCATTTTACAATGAGAATCATTAATTTGTGTAATATATAATGATAAACTAGTGAATTTTAGGAATTCAAATGCTTGATAAAAATAAAGAAGGACATTTTAATATTTTTCAAAGGCAGCGTATCAGAGATTGATGCAAGACTTTAGTCGTGACATGTGAACCACGCTCCAATAGAAACAGAGCGTATTCTACACGAATATAATATAAAACCCGCGGAGAAGGCAACAGGTGTCGAGACATGAGACCATTCGCCGATTGTATCGAGCAATGTCTGAAACAAAGTGATTTTACTCACCTCATATCATCCAAAATAAGTAAGTCGAGTTACAGTTGCAGTTATATATTTATTTTTATATTATCATTTCATTTAGACCATATAATAATTAATAATTACGGTGACGGACATCTTTAGCTATAATATAAACGTATTATATGTGATAACATTTACTAATCTTTTCATTACACGAAGAAAATTTGAAAATGTTTATATGCAAAAAGATGTGTATTTATTCATTACCTTGATATTGGATTTTACATTTTTTGGTTTGTATGCATTTTTAATGAAAATAAAATTTATTCAATCAAAACTTGTGGTACATCTAGTGCATCTTTTATTGTTTGCTTAAAGAATCCAAAAATTGAACTTAGTAAACAATGAAAGAATTAAGCGTGAGCTTCAAGTTAAAGAAGTGTCTATATGATATTTAAAGTTTGTATGCATTTTAAAATTGGACTATATGATAGTTATTGCTACACATGAGATGAGAAGATAGATCAATAAAGCAAAAGGAATTGTAAGTGACGTGAAATACGAGAAGGGGTCGGGATAGGTAGTAGAGTAGAAATGATGGCTGCATCATATAAGGAAACATTTTAAAGCTGCCTCCAGGTTAATTTTTGCTCCAGCCCAACACCTACAATTAGAAAGTTTTAATTATTTCAAAATATTTTGTTTTATTGACTATATATTTCCTATATTAATCTTAAGAGAACCCTCTGAAATCACTGTCCATCACATGATGTTATTACAAATATAAGCCTAGATTTTTGAAGAAGACCACTAGGCAAATTATGCAAGAGTGTTGTCATGCAAACGTTTTTTGAGCTCAGAATGATTTTGTTACAACTCAATAAGATATCATGAAAAGTAAAATGTGGAATAATATCAATTGGAAAAAAAATCCAAACCGCGTGACCAACCCAACATATCTACACTGTTCCTAGAAGCATAGAATGGGAGGCGAGATGAATCAGATGATAAACAACAAAGTATCCTTAACAGAGGAGAGAAGATATGCAGTTTAGCTTGTCTTTCAAAGTGTGTTATATCTTGTGCTTAATTAACAGCTGATCCTTGAGTTAGCAAAGATTATTAAATATTTATTTTAGTTTAAACCATCTACAAGTTTAATTGTTTGATAAGATTATATGGTAAATTACTGAGAATCTAAGAGAGAAAACTGAATAGAACTAAAACGTAGCTCTGATATTTTTAATTTAATATGGGAATGTAATCTAAATGATTTATTATTCCCATCTTTTAATATGTAACCGGAATAAATATGGATGATTTACTGTAGATACCGCGTAGATTGTATTGTGGGCTAGGACAAGGGACTGTGCGAAGATGTTGTTGTAGGGCAAAGGACGAACGGGGGACCCCACATGTGCTTTCATGTTAAGTTACGGAGAGTGGTCCATGTAAGAAGGGGACCATGTTTAGGGTCATTGGGCGGCTACT
This sequence is a window from Brassica oleracea var. oleracea cultivar TO1000 chromosome C1, BOL, whole genome shotgun sequence. Protein-coding genes within it:
- the LOC106300008 gene encoding uncharacterized protein LOC106300008 translates to MATSLSFMSTDQNSSLSFMSTDQNSVRNPNELLRNTYQLVNGEIRTEPPKKSRGRKPGSKTGQQNQKKPTLRGMGVAKLERVIAEEEKKKTVVVGGEGDTSAASPNVNRLPVLPDRGVVLQGFPSYGGGPHNTSLGGYTRSRFLCGGGAGSGQIMIDPVCSPWGFDETSTHELSSIPNPQMYNASNNHCDTCFKKKRLDGDQNVVRSNGGGFSKYTMMIPHPPPPMNGYDDQRSQGFFYDQRIARSAPVSASMNPYFNEATNLTGSTEEFGCLNPRNGTRGVKEYEFFPGKYDDFQGKSFPVATSVGDCSPNTIDLSLKL